The genomic segment ACGTCAATGCTGTAGCAGTCCATATTTTTAAGGCCAAACTGGACacatatagagatgggataccaTGTGATTACTCCACTCctataaaccacaactaggtccaaacttcttgtcctatccactcctacgctgatgataccaccctgcacttttccacgtcttttcatagacgtccaacccttcaggaggtaaacatatcacgcagggaagccacagaacacctgacttctgatctttctaaaatttctgattggggcagagaaaacttggtattgttcaatgcctcaaaactcaattcctccatctattaactcgacacaaccttccagacaactatcccctcttcttcaatgacactcaactgtccccctcttctacactgaacatcctcagtctgtcctttacttataatctgaactggaaacttcacatctcatctctagctaaaacagcatctatgaagttaggtgttctgagacgtctccgaaagttttctcacccccccagctgctaactctgtacaagggccttatccgtccatgtatggagtatgcttcacatgtctggggggttccactcatactgctcttctagacagggtggaatcaaaagcttttcgtctcatcaactcctctcctctaactgactgtcttcagcctctctctcaccgccgcaatgttgcatatctagctgtcttctcccgctattttcatgctaactgctcttctgatcttgctaactgcatgcctcccctccttccacggcctcgctgcacaagactttcttttttctctcacccctattctgtccacctctctaatgcaagagttaaccagtattctcaatcattcatccctttctctggtaaactctggaactccctgcctgcttctgtatttccaccttcctatgacttgaattccttcaagagggaggtttcaacacacttatccatcaatttttgaccacagctttgacccttttatgggactgacatttcagtgggcatttttttataagatttttgttgcccttggccagtgtcactcatacattaaaaaaaaaaaaaaaaaaaaaaaaaaaaaaaaaaaaaaaaaaaaaaaaaaaaaagctggcaatcccacacacacacacacacacacacacacacacacacacacacacacacacacacacacacacacacacacacacacacacacagacatcattcacactcttagccccatcaGTCCCTAGTGGAAAAGGACAGTCAGACACAGCACAGCTGGTCACATACATCCAAACAGAACTTGACTTAATCCTGTAAAATACAAACAGGTCtatacaaaatacagaaaagacatgcaagtggAGGCATCACCAACCTCCTCCGGGAATCTGGCAGGACAAACGGCACGGCAGAACCCATTCTTGCTCCCGTACTCCACATGCTGGTCTAGCATCATCGAGTGGGCAAAGCGGTTGTAGCGtttctcccactcactctctctgctGAAGTCTCTGTTCTGAATCTGACGCAGAAGCTGAGGCGACAGTACCGGCAGCACAGCGTCAACCTGAGGAATGTCACCAATGTTCAGTCATtcaaatcataaaaacactattGAAACTCCccttaacttccactagagcttgttGAAAGTGAGAGACACAGCACTGCAACACATAAGAACAGCATCCTCTTAGGAAAATGTTCCTGCTGTGTGTGGATTTGTGAGAGAAAAGTACACAGTTGTTTTGCAGGAGTGAAGCCATTCTGAAAGATAATGTGTCACCTTTTGGAGAAATGTGCCTGTGTGTTACAGGCACACTGTCCAAGCAAgattccaccaccagcacctgcgGATCCCTCTGGATAGACAGTGAAGGTCTTAGCAGCATCACTCCCTGGCTCTGTGAATAATGTGACAGATTTCAACACAGTGTTCTCAAGATTTCAAAAGTCACTATCTTCCATGGCTACACAGGCCCACAGTCTCTTATCCAAACAAACTTCCAATTGATTTATTATAACTAATTAATCAGACATTTGAATCAAGTGACTGAGATGTCAGGGAGTCAAGACAGGCTCATGCAGTAGTGGCCAGTCAAAGCAGCAGAGTGCAAGGAACTAATTCTcaaagagtggtggatgaaaagaacagactcagtaatcaggttgttagtgctgagtcactagggagattttaaaagaagatacacAAATCTAGGGAAAGGGATAAGTAGAAATAGGTAGACACATTCAATTCGGGAAGTGCCATGTGCcggcctgatggctccttgcagctcCCCTCATGTTCTCATGTTGTTATGTTCGCCAAGACACTGAAGCGACTCACTCGGGCGCACAAACTTCTCCGGCTTGGAGAGAATGTCTCGGCGGTTGTGCTCAAGTAGGGTCTTCAGGAACCTCATAACAGTAAGGTCCTGGAAGTGTGGGCACTCCTCCATCGTGGTGAAAACTGCGTGGGTGAAGGCATCGCTTCTCTGGCACCGCTGCAAAGTATTACAGCCTCCCTTAACAACATGTACATGCTTACAAACATTTTATCACTTaactcagaaagaaaaaaaggagttatTTGAATCTGTGGTCAGCAGCAATCCATGTAAAAGTGAAAGTGTGGACACTGAAGCCGTGAATAATGAGAGATGACTGTATtaccatcatttttattattactattttttttatcattaccattTTTGTGGAAAACAGCCTTAGTACATGTatgcattattaatatttttacatttgtgtcaacctttttttttctttttttttttttatgtaggaaggacaccacaatccctccactttccctcactccagCTGTTTGTGTTCCAGGAAAGCaagcaccacctctcctctttagGCCCTCTCCCATTCCTGCCTGGCATCTTCCcagagctactactactactactactactactactactactactactactactactactactactactactactactactatgaaaatagcagtaaaagacagctagatatgcaacattacggcggtgaaagagaggctgaagacagtcagttagaggagaggagttgatgagatgaaaagcttttgattccaccctgtctagaagagcagtatgtgtgaaaccccccagacatgtgaagcatactccatacatggacggataaggcccttgtacagagttagcagctgggggggttagaaaaactggaggagacgtctcagaccacctaacttcatagaagctgttttagctagagatgagatgtgaagtttccagttcagattataagtaaaggacagaccaaggatattcagtgtagaagaggggacagttgagtgtcattgaagaagaggggatagttgtctggaaggttgtgtcgagttgatagatggaggaattgagtttttgaggcactgaacaataccaagtttgctctgccccaatcagaaattttggaaagatcagaagtcaggcgttctgtggcttccctgcgtgatatgtttacctcctgaagggttgcaagtctatgaaaagacatggaaaagtgcagggtggtatcatcagcgtaggagtggataagacaagaagtttggtttagaagatcattaatgaataataagaagagagtgggtgacagaacgctgaggaacaccactgttaatagatttaggagaagaacagtgactgtctaccacagcagcaatagaacggtcagaaaggaaacttgagatgaagttacagagagaaggatagaaaccgtaggagggtagtttggagatcaaagctttgtgccagactctatcaaaagcttttgatatgtccaaggcaacagcaaaagtttcaccaaaatctctaaaagaggatgaccaagactcagtaaggaaagccagaagatcaccagtagagcggccttgacggaacccatactggtgatcagatagaaggttgtgaagtgatagatgtttaagaatctccctgttgaggatagattcaaaaactttagataggcaggaaattaaagcaataggacggtagtttgagggattagaacggtcaccctttttaggaacaggttgaatgtaggcaaacttccagcaagaaggaaaggtagatgttgacagacagagctgaaagagtttgactaggcaaggtgcaagcacggaggcacagtttcggagaacaataggagggaccccatcaggtccataagccttccgagggtttaggccagcgagggcatggaagacatcattgcaaagaattttaataggtggcatgaagtagtcagagggtggaggagagggaggaacaagcccagaatcctccaaggtagagtttttagcaaaggttttagtgaagagttcagctttagaaatagatgtgatagcagtggtgccatctggttgaaatagaggagggaaagaagaagaagcaaagttattggagatatttttggctagatgccagaaatcacgaggggagttagatcttgaaaggttttgacattttctgttaatgaaggagtttttggctagttggagaacagacttggcatggttccgggcagaaatataaagcgcatgagattctggtgatggaaggcttaagtaccttttgtgggccacctctctatcatgtatagcacgagaacaagctgtgttaaaccaaggtttagaaggtttagggcaagaaaaagagtgaggaatgtacgcctccatgccagacactatcacctctgttatgcactcagcacacaaagacggctctctgacacggaagcagtagtcattccaaggaaaatcagcaaaatacctcctcaggtcccccaactagcagaggcaaaacgccagaggcaccttcacttagggggatcctgaggagggattggagtgataggacaagataaagatatgagattgtgatcggagtttacatacaaaatacttataatacagagaaataaataaaaaatagaacagctttcatgggtacaataataatagagtcctttaaagagaataatgtcacctttcattatcaattgttagctttgtcttgtctgaggtgagggtgccactgacttcttcctctctcaactgTCTATAGCTTGTCTATGTCATGCTGTAGCTGACTGCATTCATCTTGTGACTGAAGTGTGTCTGAAAATCACATTGATGATCATTAAATAATTCATATGCCATCCATACaatcacataagaacataagaacataagaaataagggaagctgcaagaagggagcaggcttacacgtggcagtccctctatgaaacactccaacctatttccatctgctatccccatccataaacttgtctaatcttctcttaaagctctctagtgtcctaccactaactacatgattactgagtccgttccactcatctaccactctatttgagaaccaattttttcctatctccttcctaaacctaaatttttcaagcttgaacccgttatttcttgttcaaaGGTTGGCTATCTGTCTGGAATGAATATGAGTACAATGCAAGGTGAGGCACCACACAGGATATGAATGCAGCCCAACACTCTCCAACGTACAAAACCTTAGTTAGCTGCACCcataaattaacattaaaattatattaaaatgcCCTTTAGTCCCTCCCAAATAACACCATATCAATGTGTCAATGTGTATTCAATGCATATTAATAACACAGCTGC from the Scylla paramamosain isolate STU-SP2022 chromosome 5, ASM3559412v1, whole genome shotgun sequence genome contains:
- the LOC135100922 gene encoding uncharacterized protein LOC135100922 isoform X1; protein product: MEECPHFQDLTVMRFLKTLLEHNRRDILSKPEKFVRPKPGSDAAKTFTVYPEGSAGAGGGILLGQCACNTQAHFSKRLTLCCRYCRLSFCVRFRTETSAERVSGRNATTALPTR